From a region of the Corallococcus coralloides DSM 2259 genome:
- a CDS encoding FliJ family protein, translating to MTSIPPSQWPGPRLLVPITLDALVIGIPNQNQTWVDLSVNYGQLQRGGSTSSQPFTAGNPLPTGVHLMWTLPWGLRQGQTTDSGDVDFPLVPNRWAVLRSYVARPGATPQLTAWVLQSDFLGPSPQGTNVYPDPTDSSKVKFIGSRYDFSSWRDPGTPQPFLQSIGPGDIAYAAAYANLGNVFGFHDALSDQAPGTYSYRVCGWYSPTSGDPLLAATQDSPMGWSTGSEWQGLMTALGWQVGDGSAQALQDAQRAWQDWQQAHPISGPSINPAQLQLPAQQLCHGTVFGIGWQGSGHFYPQNIPGSTGSGGVQVAVGNNPSEALSAWLAQVVGDPQAERLLEAFQQNMIFQFTEDPVKLETLIHRDEFGSSHGGGAWRVVRADQQDPTQGKAAADQSMRLDDSLTQLLTALNAAQSTLDVQRRVLGSQQWELFSAWYKLQNVGGADPKLKKQLQAFIQQLGQDIQATQGAISQAQAARDTAKAQLEQALDATQVLQPFDLPGYQQPADPVVLVAGTQLDDKLSRPGTFDGDSILGTRFTGQWVDGLEITFGSSTAAVTAAVVQAALTLPTTSGEVPRELPDLWSELLLLDPSASGFLATLFFQQAGISNPTASQLEQVTTLITQQQTAIWNAALEPTLDLEALADAVGVQGTPPQQLSFQAWSQPWTPLYLDWQVEWHPSGTSPADMLSQWQLGEIDFQWTGGSIPAASQLYQGRTLLNLQAVRGLQQQLETFVDTSPNLDKLPDYQVRELRAIISQLGSFDIVTQDLTGFTQQLLMRQVAITGPVTESSVAAAVGDVSKDVPAWLLPFSPLRAGHFIIKKLWVVDAYGQRLPASPDGTNVVPIRAEPVTTPGDSTQAYVQLPPRYAQPTRLDFALLQADDDRIRSNSSDQTSPVAGYVLPNYLDGGLVVFGPSGDNLGAVQPVLRDTGAGVRWDAAPGSSDPLGAAPNIPNAHVTSMVDGLLKAGLGGVDALGALLSVMDTVQWATDPLGQQEEGNLEALVGRPLAVVRASVAMQLLGNPAYDQSLAATGKEVTQGFTAVPFPVRIGDLGFNENGVVGFFVNDDYSRFYTVYGYSALTDRLQASLRGSPEGLRSAARKLAASLAARPSPDAGSSYLLQDGLLQLPADGKTVVYLTLLMSPRGSIPAISGALPVQSLTLSPGPTTEALRKMEVTFRAGPLLTDPKQLRMPLPAEVRGQWSWVRREDITLWRDDESIVEDDPVARIVQRPLSLNQGWLKLNGAFQLPPPKR from the coding sequence ATGACGTCCATCCCTCCCTCGCAATGGCCGGGTCCCCGGCTCCTCGTTCCCATCACCCTGGATGCCCTGGTCATCGGCATCCCCAACCAGAACCAGACCTGGGTGGACCTCTCCGTCAACTACGGCCAGCTGCAGCGCGGAGGCTCGACGAGCTCCCAGCCGTTCACCGCGGGCAACCCCCTGCCCACGGGGGTGCACCTGATGTGGACGCTGCCGTGGGGGCTGCGGCAGGGACAGACCACCGACTCGGGTGATGTGGACTTCCCCCTGGTGCCCAACCGCTGGGCGGTGCTGCGCAGCTACGTGGCCCGCCCCGGCGCCACGCCCCAGCTGACCGCCTGGGTGCTGCAGAGCGACTTCCTCGGGCCCTCCCCGCAGGGCACCAATGTCTACCCGGACCCCACCGACTCCTCGAAGGTGAAGTTCATCGGGAGCCGCTACGACTTCTCGTCCTGGCGCGACCCGGGGACGCCCCAGCCGTTCCTCCAGTCCATCGGGCCTGGAGACATCGCCTACGCCGCCGCCTACGCCAACCTCGGCAACGTCTTCGGCTTCCACGACGCCCTTTCGGACCAGGCCCCGGGCACCTACAGCTACAGGGTCTGTGGCTGGTACAGCCCCACCTCGGGGGATCCGCTCCTGGCTGCGACGCAGGACAGCCCCATGGGCTGGTCCACGGGCAGCGAGTGGCAGGGCCTGATGACGGCGTTGGGCTGGCAGGTGGGAGATGGCAGCGCACAGGCGCTGCAGGACGCGCAGCGCGCCTGGCAGGACTGGCAGCAGGCGCATCCCATCAGCGGCCCGAGCATCAACCCCGCGCAGCTGCAGCTGCCCGCGCAGCAGCTGTGCCATGGCACGGTGTTCGGCATTGGCTGGCAGGGCAGCGGGCACTTCTACCCGCAGAACATCCCGGGCAGCACCGGCAGCGGCGGTGTGCAGGTGGCGGTGGGCAACAACCCCTCCGAGGCGCTCTCCGCGTGGCTGGCGCAGGTGGTGGGAGATCCCCAGGCCGAGCGGCTGCTGGAGGCGTTCCAGCAGAACATGATCTTCCAGTTCACCGAGGACCCGGTGAAGCTGGAGACGCTCATCCACCGCGACGAGTTCGGCTCGAGCCATGGCGGCGGGGCCTGGCGCGTGGTCCGGGCGGACCAGCAGGACCCCACCCAGGGCAAGGCCGCGGCGGACCAGTCGATGCGGCTGGACGACTCCCTGACCCAGCTGCTCACCGCACTGAATGCCGCCCAGTCCACCCTCGACGTCCAGCGGCGCGTCCTGGGCAGCCAGCAGTGGGAGCTGTTCTCCGCCTGGTACAAGCTGCAGAACGTCGGCGGGGCCGACCCGAAGCTGAAGAAGCAACTCCAGGCGTTCATCCAGCAGCTGGGCCAGGACATCCAGGCGACGCAGGGGGCCATCTCCCAGGCGCAGGCGGCTCGCGACACCGCGAAGGCGCAGCTGGAGCAGGCGCTGGATGCCACACAGGTGCTCCAGCCGTTCGACCTGCCGGGCTATCAGCAGCCGGCGGACCCGGTGGTGCTGGTGGCGGGGACGCAGCTGGATGACAAGCTGTCCAGGCCGGGGACATTCGACGGGGACTCCATCCTGGGCACCCGCTTCACGGGGCAGTGGGTGGACGGGCTGGAGATCACCTTCGGCTCCTCCACGGCGGCCGTCACCGCGGCCGTGGTGCAGGCGGCCCTCACGCTGCCCACCACGTCCGGAGAGGTGCCGCGGGAGCTGCCGGACCTGTGGTCCGAGCTGCTGCTGCTGGACCCCTCCGCCTCCGGCTTCCTGGCGACGCTGTTCTTCCAGCAGGCCGGCATCTCGAACCCCACCGCCTCCCAGCTCGAGCAGGTCACCACCCTCATCACCCAGCAGCAGACGGCGATCTGGAATGCCGCCCTGGAGCCGACGCTCGACCTGGAGGCGCTCGCGGACGCGGTGGGCGTGCAGGGCACGCCGCCCCAGCAGCTCTCGTTCCAGGCCTGGTCCCAGCCGTGGACACCGCTCTACCTGGACTGGCAGGTGGAGTGGCACCCCTCGGGCACCTCTCCGGCGGACATGCTCTCGCAGTGGCAGCTGGGGGAGATCGACTTCCAGTGGACGGGGGGCTCCATTCCCGCCGCGTCGCAGCTCTACCAGGGCCGGACGCTGCTGAACCTACAAGCCGTGCGCGGGCTGCAGCAGCAACTGGAGACCTTCGTCGACACCAGCCCCAACCTGGACAAGCTGCCGGACTACCAGGTGCGCGAGCTGCGCGCCATCATCAGCCAGCTCGGCAGCTTTGACATCGTCACCCAGGACCTGACCGGCTTCACGCAGCAGCTGCTGATGCGGCAGGTGGCGATCACCGGCCCGGTGACGGAGTCCTCGGTGGCGGCGGCGGTGGGGGACGTGTCGAAGGATGTGCCCGCGTGGCTGCTGCCGTTCTCTCCCCTGCGCGCCGGCCACTTCATCATCAAGAAGCTGTGGGTGGTGGACGCGTACGGCCAGCGGCTGCCGGCGTCTCCGGATGGCACCAATGTCGTGCCCATCCGCGCCGAGCCGGTGACCACCCCTGGGGACTCCACCCAGGCCTACGTGCAGCTGCCCCCGCGCTACGCGCAGCCCACGAGGCTGGACTTCGCGCTGCTGCAGGCGGACGACGACCGGATCCGCTCCAACTCGTCCGACCAGACGAGCCCGGTGGCCGGCTACGTGCTGCCCAACTACCTGGACGGCGGCCTCGTGGTGTTCGGCCCCAGCGGCGACAACCTCGGCGCCGTCCAGCCGGTGCTGCGCGATACCGGGGCGGGAGTGCGCTGGGACGCGGCGCCGGGCTCCTCGGACCCCCTGGGGGCCGCTCCCAACATCCCCAACGCGCACGTGACCTCCATGGTGGACGGGCTGCTCAAGGCGGGACTGGGGGGCGTGGATGCGCTGGGGGCGCTGCTGAGCGTGATGGACACCGTGCAGTGGGCCACGGACCCGCTCGGCCAGCAGGAGGAGGGCAACCTGGAGGCACTGGTGGGCAGGCCTCTCGCCGTGGTGCGTGCCTCGGTGGCCATGCAGCTGCTGGGCAACCCGGCCTATGACCAGAGCCTGGCCGCGACGGGCAAGGAGGTGACGCAGGGCTTTACCGCCGTGCCCTTCCCGGTGCGGATTGGCGACCTGGGCTTCAACGAGAACGGCGTCGTCGGCTTCTTCGTCAACGACGACTACAGCCGCTTCTACACGGTGTATGGCTATTCGGCGCTCACGGACAGGCTCCAGGCCTCGCTCCGGGGAAGCCCGGAGGGCCTGCGCTCGGCGGCGCGCAAGCTGGCGGCGTCCCTGGCTGCCCGGCCGAGCCCGGACGCGGGCAGCTCCTATCTGCTCCAGGACGGGCTGCTCCAGCTCCCGGCGGATGGCAAGACGGTGGTCTACCTGACCCTCCTGATGTCCCCGCGCGGCAGCATCCCCGCCATCTCCGGGGCGCTGCCGGTCCAGAGCCTGACGCTCAGCCCGGGTCCGACCACCGAGGCGCTCCGGAAGATGGAGGTGACGTTCCGGGCCGGACCGCTGCTGACCGACCCCAAGCAGCTGCGCATGCCGCTGCCGGCGGAGGTCCGTGGCCAGTGGTCCTGGGTCCGCCGCGAGGACATCACGCTCTGGCGGGACGACGAGTCCATCGTCGAGGACGACCCCGTCGCCCGCATCGTCCAACGCCCCCTGAGCCTGAACCAGGGCTGGCTCAAGCTGAACGGCGCCTTCCAGCTTCCACCCCCGAAGCGCTGA